One Eremothecium cymbalariae DBVPG#7215 chromosome 2, complete sequence DNA window includes the following coding sequences:
- the RPC82 gene encoding DNA-directed RNA polymerase III subunit C82 (similar to Ashbya gossypii AEL282W): MSGLPVSEAGGGEVATSSGPIGSSDVQVSSTFETRTLNPENFLYTEVARSHLGERAATLTGMLLNKGRMSAQELSHAIPKLSTKSIKTILVSLIQLRCVQYVEETAISGRKTTYYYFCEEGFQLMLYAGDIVETVSSYFAGEHDRDITAQIVQNVLALGSLTTKDYKQSIVFGSTSASEVQGLFLKLVESGFLVPLSSVHYTPIVDLWSLLYKKEYNAIPKTSILSDAKKRADAKVKAKQEFNRLVKTVDLTGVITTDMRTSMRQIKDSVPLTFNLGRYMKYRRSRQLLHLSKSRLGKYPSLVYRTALKLTEQSAPPLIDPLCKTGLLQELDEKESIFEDMVLDEDRLPGVTFSAIDIAKHLPTDVDLRGTLISRQKSKKRANKQAQSQKRIKTENGFVPPSPLPTVLEEEQDDEDALADANDSDMDMDIEDSHSDPKSLSLITGHLKLLSNCSIPFLIESKPGLYFVPYTKIIPMLKNAVYDTIIASTLGPSAHRILRCIRDNSLVSEKVINNAALMKEKDIRSVIATLVKYNAIEIQEVPRTTDRAASRAVFLFKSNEQHAYDFMKQNLAWNIANSIHKTEMLKECNTTLLTKAQRDDVKGREVELLLPSELNQLKMVNERELNGHARRTRLLTLWEVFKLF; the protein is encoded by the coding sequence ATGAGTGGGTTACCAGTTAGTGAAGCAGGTGGAGGGGAAGTGGCAACTTCTTCGGGGCCCATAGGTAGCAGTGACGTACAAGTGTCGTCGACCTTTGAGACGAGGACGCTAAATCCAGAGAATTTTCTGTATACGGAGGTTGCAAGATCACATCTTGGAGAGCGAGCTGCTACGCTCACAGGGATGCTTTTAAACAAGGGGCGGATGTCAGCGCAAGAGCTTTCGCATGCAATTCCCAAATTGTCCACGAAGAGCATCAAGACGATTCTTGTTAGTCTGATCCAGCTGCGGTGTGTGCAATATGTGGAGGAGACAGCAATTTCCGGGCGGAAGACAACATACTATTATTTCTGTGAAGAGGGGTTTCAGCTGATGTTGTATGCTGGTGACATTGTAGAGACTGTGAGTTCTTATTTTGCAGGAGAGCATGACCGGGACATTACTGCACAGATTGTGCAGAATGTTTTGGCCCTCGGTTCACTAACTACGAAGGACTACAAGCAATCAATAGTGTTTGGTAGCACGTCGGCTAGCGAAGTACAGGGGTTGTTTCTAAAGTTGGTTGAATCTGGGTTTTTGGTTCCCCTTTCTTCAGTGCATTACACACCAATTGTGGATTTGTGGTCTCTTCTATACAAGAAGGAGTATAACGCAATTCCAAAAACCTCGATTTTATCTGATGCTAAGAAGCGGGCTGACGCTAAAGTCAAGGCTAAACAGGAGTTCAATAGGCTGGTGAAGACCGTTGACCTTACCGGAGTCATCACGACTGATATGCGGACATCGATGAGACAGATTAAGGATAGCGTTCCATTGACCTTTAACTTGGGTAGGTACATGAAATATAGGAGGTCTAgacaacttcttcatctttcaaaatcCAGGCTCGGAAAGTATCCATCATTGGTCTATCGAACTGCATTGAAGCTTACGGAGCAGAGTGCACCGCCACTAATAGATCCACTATGTAAGACTGGATTGTTGCAGGAGCTTGATGAGAAAGAatctatttttgaagaCATGGTTTTAGACGAGGATAGGCTGCCCGGTGTTACATTCAGCGCTATTGATATTGCGAAACACTTGCCTACTGATGTCGACCTGAGAGGTACACTTATATCTAGACAGAAGTCCAAAAAGCGTGCAAATAAACAAGCTCAGAGCCAAAAGAGAATCAAGACGGAAAACGGTTTTGTTCCTCCGAGCCCTCTTCCAACAGTTCTGGAGGAGGAACaagacgatgaagatgcatTGGCTGATGCCAATGATAGCGATATGGATATGGATATAGAGGATTCTCATTCCGATCCCAAGTCCCTTTCATTAATCACAGGCCATTTAAAGCTACTATCTAATTGTTCTATTCCGTTCCTGATTGAGTCTAAGCCGGGTTTATATTTCGTTCCATATACGAAAATCATTccaatgttgaaaaatgctGTATATGACACTATTATTGCATCGACTCTCGGGCCATCCGCACATAGAATACTACGCTGTATTCGTGACAACAGCTTAGTATCTGAAAAGGTTATTAACAATGCAGCACTCATGAAAGAAAAGGATATTAGATCAGTAATAGCCACATTGGTTAAATACAATGCTATTGAAATCCAAGAAGTCCCACGAACTACCGATAGAGCTGCTTCTAGAGCGGTGTTTTTATTTAAGAGTAACGAGCAGCATGCTTATGATTTCATGAAGCAAAATTTGGCATGGAATATCGCTAATTCCATTCATAAAACGGAGATGCTGAAGGAATGTAATACAACTTTATTGACCAAGGCACAAAGGGATGATGTTAAAGGTAGAGAAGTTGAGTTGTTGCTCCCCAGTGAACTGAACCAACTGAAAATGGTCAATGAGCGAGAACTAAATGGTCATGCACGGAGGACTAGATTACTGACATTATGGGAAGTATTTAAATTGTTTTAG
- the SKI3 gene encoding SKI complex subunit tetratricopeptide repeat protein SKI3 (similar to Ashbya gossypii AEL281C) translates to MAVTVKQYLKDAKRALVSEDCMAAIEACNSVLNLENDNYFAHVLLGKAYSMQNSLKFSKHHYEQAINKDPGSLLAWKGMFALFKGAVNIQEFSTYDEYFEFCAQYAGMLLAHQESQVELVNSIKAFVKAHKDCRLSYLQNLRPGMPLADELGRHLMNSKDALKELLNAIAENENKEVSKLVSRERLKSNTSDPAYISKINSIAWQIYSKSELNSLYEQLINVTDDDAARRKLEDQWLIYRIKILKSMPKDLKPLFYEDVKKMVDDMVVVEHDSILAWKLHFEWQDSESLNDLDMDLIAKFLKKFPSEPLALILSAWVYSNFSEYDSDKFYLLTSDGKVEQTQANQLTDLDESENLMLEQFGDAIFNQTRPKISEAEIVESLTTNIKNTQQSVLSHRIFCHYFIVLQEYAFVVPYIKSGITLVSHNLRDLGTVLPNCKRDFILCYATAYTYFDAPKHHSTALSLFDKLLEDDPGNSKAKLGKGLIYIERSQWQGAHDLLSDVVYKYPNNYEALSELGWSQLHLGNPDNAIETFNSVLETFKADDVHGFELLSLTHWRAAKALLYKHENEYTSDEIQVKLAYKHLVQSIHITEAFSPGYSLLGYIYDKYFMDPGRAFKCYFKAFELNTSDLNAAKYMVERHCDMLSWQSAADICKRIVEMGDVKPSKLCSWPYRVLGIFYLEKQQEAEAIQWFQSAVRLDSLDTEAWIGLGQAYSVCGRIAASVNVYEKALELNPKHKFARYLLAASLCQMGEFEKGIELLSVLNEEYPLEEIFLVQLSGFLVDYSTDLHNQGYLIKSIGTALKAVRLIEVVVTKLNKKVSSVFVTLSKVLSLFMLTQSQFEKFPLESLLNILEACELKNTSKIDAIDETSLDGLLHQDPIRNVGIVARFLILVGKYAIGTSDYENLPRTVRSSLWYNLGIAELSTYILLKQQKFRTAAVQCFKESIMYQSNAVYSWIGLGIATMNLNYRVCQHCFIKAIALAPKEVSVWYAFALLALKNNDVFVSKKVAHYLHSFAPQNHLTWFILGLISEKDGNMVDSSRFFANSFVISNGGSKTIQLFYAISCLRKRIGNNDDERDIDAKFELSAVAYALDQYLKKSSDDSLGLQCAILTSERLHNFGAVSVLSNRLSDMLEKRYEETKDEAELFNFALLKSQLARSQLAVSNYDSAIECANLALGLLEDKDSPSAIKAILSNHVVLGISHCFKGAFDDALGHFQELLSAFGDSHELVLLVSRMLYGFGQPEIIDIALRELHEYTATHGSNILIILTIAALTLFENKMPELSSILTKLESLPLNSLIYDRYKDIPLLIEEINKKLGNNRTANLIRQRSVYFTPNNLEVWKGLNNKINYRIAALGQNSVTAEYMSSACVNLGNLSKIQFGLFLCPWNKVGVISLSSCF, encoded by the coding sequence ATGGCTGTAACCGTGAAGCAGTATCTAAAGGATGCTAAGAGGGCGCTAGTATCAGAGGATTGTATGGCAGCGATTGAAGCTTGCAACAGTGTGCTGAACTTGGAAAACGATAATTATTTTGCACACGTATTGTTAGGAAAGGCATATTCAATGCAAAACTCATTAAAGTTTTCCAAACATCATTACGAACAGGCCATAAATAAAGATCCAGGTAGCCTTTTGGCATGGAAGGGGATGTTTGCTCTATTCAAAGGGGCTGTTAATATCCAGGAATTCTCTACTTACGATGAATACTTTGAATTCTGTGCTCAGTATGCGGGAATGCTTCTTGCACATCAAGAATCGCAAGTCGAACTGGTTAATAGTATAAAGGCATTTGTAAAGGCTCATAAGGATTGTCGATTATCTTACTTGCAGAATTTAAGGCCTGGAATGCCTTTAGCTGATGAACTAGGTCGTCATTTGATGAACTCGAAAGACGCGTTAaaagaattattaaatgcTATTGCCGAGAATGAAAATAAGGAGGTTTCTAAACTTGTAAGCCGAGAGAGATTGAAGAGTAATACTTCAGACCCTGCTTatatttctaaaatcaaCTCAATTGCCTGGCAGATATATAGTAAGTCAGAATTGAATTCCCTTTATGAGCAATTAATAAATGTCACAGACGATGATGCTGCAAGAAGAAAGTTAGAAGACCAATGGCTGATATACAGAATTAAAATACTCAAATCAATGCCTAAAGATCTCAAACCTTTATTTTACGAAGATGTTAAAAAGATGGTTGATGACATGGTTGTTGTAGAACATGACTCTATCCTAGCCTGGAAATTACACTTTGAATGGCAAGATTCTGAATCCCTCAATGACTTAGATATGGATTTGATTGcgaagtttttgaagaaatttcCATCTGAACCTCTGGCCCTCATCCTCAGTGCTTGGGTCtattccaatttttcagaatACGATTCAGATAAGTTTTATTTGTTAACTTCGGACGGCAAGGTAGAACAAACGCAAGCTAATCAGTTGACGGATTTGGATGAGTCCGAAAACTTGATGTTAGAACAGTTTGGTGATGCAATCTTCAATCAGACAAGACCAAAAATCTCGGAAGCAGAAATAGTAGAGTCATTAACTACCAATATAAAGAATACCCAGCAATCTGTACTTTCACACCGTATTTTTTGTCACTATTTTATTGTTCTTCAAGAATATGCTTTCGTAGTTCCCTATATTAAATCGGGAATTACTTTAGTGTCTCATAATCTTCGGGATTTAGGGACTGTTTTGCCAAATTGTAAAAGAGattttatattatgttATGCAACTGCATATACCTATTTTGATGCTCCAAAGCATCATTCAACTGCATTATCTTTATTCGATAAGTTACTCGAGGATGATCCTGGAAATTCTAAAGCTAAACTTGGGAAAGGTCTAATTTATATTGAACGAAGCCAGTGGCAAGGTGCTCACGACCTATTAAGTGATGttgtatataaatatccaaataaCTACGAGGCCTTATCGGAGTTAGGTTGGAGTCAGCTACACTTGGGAAATCCAGATAATGCTATAGAAACATTTAACTCTGTTTTAGAAACCTTTAAGGCAGATGATGTGCATGGGTTCGAATTATTAAGTTTAACACATTGGAGGGCTGCAAAAGCTCTTCTTTATAAGCATGAAAACGAATATACTAGTGATGAAATACAAGTTAAATTGGCTTACAAACATTTGGTGCAATCCATTCACATTACTGAAGCATTTTCACCAGGGTATTCCTTACTGGGTTATATTTACGATAAATACTTCATGGATCCAGGAAGAGCTTTTAAATGTTACTTTAAGGCATTCGAACTTAATACAAGCGACCTAAATGCTGCCAAATACATGGTTGAAAGACATTGTGACATGCTAAGCTGGCAATCTGCTGCTGACATCTGTAAGCGTATTGTTGAAATGGGTGATGTCAAGCCTTCTAAACTTTGTAGTTGGCCGTATCGTGTCCTCGGTATATTCTATTTGGAGAAGCaacaagaagcagaagcaaTTCAATGGTTCCAATCAGCTGTTCGTTTAGATTCACTGGATACTGAAGCTTGGATTGGGCTAGGACAGGCTTATTCTGTATGCGGAAGAATAGCGGCCTCTGTGAACGTCTACGAAAAAGCATTGGAACTAAATCCAAAACATAAATTTGCTCGTTATTTGTTAGCGGCGTCCTTATGTCAGATGGGTGAATTTGAGAAAGGTATTGAGCTGCTATCTGTCCTTAACGAAGAGTATCCTTTGGAAGAGATTTTCCTCGTACAGTTATCGGGGTTCCTGGTTGATTACTCAACAGATCTCCATAATCAAGGGTACTTAATCAAGTCTATCGGTACCGCTTTAAAGGCTGTAAGGTTAATAGAGGTTGTTGTCACTAAACTTAACAAAAAAGTGTCCAGTGTATTTGTTACCCTATCAAAGGTTTTAAGCCTATTCATGTTAACTCAATcacaatttgaaaaatttcctttGGAAAGTTTACTAAATATATTAGAGGCTTGTgagttgaagaatacaTCTAAGATTGACGCTATTGATGAAACATCTTTGGACGGTTTACTACATCAAGATCCTATCAGAAATGTTGGTATTGTAGCTCGCTTCTTAATTTTGGTTGGAAAGTATGCTATTGGAACCTCAGACTATGAAAACCTCCCTAGGACTGTCCGTTCTTCTCTCTGGTACAATTTGGGAATAGCAGAATTGTCCACATATATTTTGCTAAAGCAACAGAAATTCCGTACTGCAGCTGTTCAATGCTTTAAAGAGTCAATTATGTACCAATCGAATGCAGTATATTCTTGGATCGGTTTAGGTATTGCAACTATGAACTTAAACTATCGGGTTTGTCAGCattgttttattaaagcCATTGCATTGGCTCCTAAAGAGGTCAGTGTATGGTATGCTTTCGCACTATTGGCTTTGAAGAATAATGatgtttttgtttcaaaaaaggTTGCTCATTATTTACATAGTTTTGCACctcaaaatcatttaaCTTGGTTTATTCTGGGCTTAATTTCTGAAAAAGATGGTAATATGGTAGACAGTTCGCGGTTTTTTGCAAACTCCTTTGTTATTTCTAATGGAGGATCCAAGACGATTCAGTTGTTCTACGCAATATCTTGTTTGCGCAAGCGTATTGGTAACAACGATGATGAGAGAGATATAGATGCAAAATTTGAATTGTCTGCAGTTGCCTATGCATTggatcaatatttgaagaaatcatCTGATGATAGTTTAGGTTTGCAGTGTGCTATTTTAACGTCTGAACGATTGCACAATTTTGGTGCGGTTTCTGTATTGTCTAACCGTTTATCGGACATGTTAGAGAAAAGGTATGAAGAGACTAAAGATGAGGCCgaattgttcaatttcGCCCTTCTCAAATCACAGCTTGCCCGTAGTCAACTAGCTGTCTCTAATTATGATAGTGCGATTGAATGTGCCAATCTTGCACTAGGGCTATTAGAAGATAAAGATAGCCCATCGGCCATAAAGGCAATACTTTCTAATCACGTTGTTCTAGGTATAAGTCATTGTTTCAAAGGAGCCTTTGATGATGCCTTAGGACATTTTCAAGAGTTATTGTCTGCATTTGGAGACTCCCATGAATTAGTGCTCTTGGTTTCCAGGATGTTATACGGATTTGGGCAGCCAGAAATTATTGACATTGCATTACGGGAATTACACGAATACACTGCTACACATGGatctaatatattaataatattaacGATCGCAGCTCTAACTCTTTTTGAGAATAAAATGCCCGAGCTTTCATCTATCCTAACCAAATTAGAGTCACTGCCCTTAAATTCTCTAATTTATGATAGATATAAAGATATACCTTTGTTAATCGAAGAGATCAACAAGAAGCTAGGGAATAACAGAACTGCAAATTTAATCCGGCAGAGATCGGTCTATTTTACACCAAATAACTTGGAAGTTTGGAAAGGACTAAATAACAAGATCAATTATAGGATAGCCGCCTTGGGTCAAAATTCAGTAACCGCTGAATATATGAGTTCCGCCTGTGTGAACCTTGGAAACCTTTCAAAGATCCAATTTGGGTTGTTTTTATGTCCGTGGAATAAAGTGGGAGTTATATCTTTAAGTTCATGCTTCTGA
- the MLC2 gene encoding Mlc2p (similar to Ashbya gossypii AEL280W) has protein sequence MSLSNSKSVTFAHYTQDQIKSLKDAFQLIDDNGDGTISNIDLDKIWQALGKKLTQDEITNMLSQQDNGELTFPAFLSVMSSSLGSMPDQSYIKDALQIFSKEGDLELSCDADELKEYLEMTGFIGENLFEKLLGNFISQSITGQRIFKGRRFLEAVGE, from the coding sequence ATGAGTCTGAGCAACAGCAAGTCTGTCACATTTGCCCACTATACTCAAGATCAAATTAAGAGTTTGAAGGATGCTTTCCAACTAATAGACGACAATGGGGATGGAACGATCTCGAACATTGATTTAGATAAAATATGGCAAGCGTTGGGGAAGAAATTGACACAAGACGAGATAACCAATATGTTATCGCAGCAAGATAATGGAGAGCTGACCTTCCCGGCTTTTTTATCAGTAATGAGTAGCAGCCTTGGATCCATGCCTGATCAAAGTTACATAAAGGACGcacttcaaatatttagtAAAGAAGGTGATCTGGAGTTGAGTTGCGATGCAGACGAATTAAAGGAGTATTTAGAAATGACTGGATTCATTGGCGAAAATTTATTCGAAAAGTTGTTAGGCAACTTCATATCTCAATCGATCACGGGGCAGAGAATATTTAAGGGCAGGCGTTTCTTGGAAGCTGTAGGAGAATAA
- the RPO26 gene encoding DNA-directed RNA polymerase core subunit RPO26 (similar to Ashbya gossypii AEL279C 1-intron), with translation MSDYEEAFNNGPEHYEEFEQEHFSDNEFEQDAVFQDGETKDANGNTVVAGGIGPEEFQQQDQHRRRTLKEKAIPKEERTTTPYMTKYERARILGTRALQISMNAPVFVDLEGETDPMRIAMKELAEKKIPLVVRRYLPDGSFEDWSVEELILDM, from the exons ATGTCGGACTACGAAGAAGC CTTCAATAATGGACCTGAACACTATGAAGAGTTTGAACAAGAACACTTTTCGGACAACGAATTCGAACAAGATGCTGTATTTCAGGATGGTGAGACTAAGGATGCTAATGGGAATACAGTTGTAGCTGGTGGGATTGGTCCAGAAGAGTTTCAACAGCAGGACCAGCATAGAAGAAGGacattaaaagaaaaagctATTCCTAAAGAGGAAAGAACTACCACGCCATATATGACAAAGTATGAACGAGCTAGGATCTTGGGTACCAGGGCGTTACAAATATCCATGAATGCTCCTGTGTTTGTCGATCTGGAAGGTGAAACTGATCCTATGAGAATTGCTATGAAGGAGCTGgctgaaaagaaaattccATTGGTTGTTAGAAGATATCTACCAGATGGTTCATTCGAAGATTGGTCTGTGGAGGAACTGATTTTGGACATGTAG
- the ATG13 gene encoding serine/threonine protein kinase regulatory subunit ATG13 (similar to Ashbya gossypii AEL277C): MSSESKLKVIELINSFFLKATLLISQSKLLTDIDTGVDNAPTDTSFNISALQNREIQEETKPWTTFDGERELPPLVIELYLDLRRLTTAHSVVLKDQDGNPWNVCKGGKKSEIMLERWLIELDTSTKDELEEDAHSPAEIYKQLVLLFRYLYTLTQLLPANDLYSVLRKPSNQSDSASSLLHIGTRVLDGSKPILSKGRVGLSRNIIATYTNVINETNVASHLEQKKITPIKTNFGSLRITVSYRRDCNFCVNDNEEIFGNNNYSSSSVADAQGRSSTAALSSLRRVSVHSNRSMSISPQTVYSGNVNTEPSPQRKSSSSRIQPFKAGSVGSGSFALARNPSGSSAVATLRAQRSSSGSVSTPIADQPSVEPSSVGSGGSKYSSSFGRIRRHSSIRCSESLERSMHKPSKSTDRGSDELLDFVKMLEDKQELNLKKLYGTTADISSSLIRFHSMKSNNDTLSEDLSMSHSLEPSHAPQVRYRSNSHSPIPSFSPSIQYSSIPMRLSQSRNPSQTELASRKNSTERLKSLISSRTGSFSESRRHSYTGQEEDIIEDDDDEDEEILLSRSHLSNAGGIRLRSISPQSIKSISSYNRNSLPFKPISNFSCPTTMATPAHAKLHKASISTSHVNQPSLNKKDHDQNNMTSGGDDDDDLLFFMSDMNLSSQ; this comes from the coding sequence ATGTCCTCCGAATCTAAACTAAAGGTTATAGAGCTTATTAACAGCTTTTTTCTAAAAGCTACACTTTTGATATCCCAATCTAAATTGTTGACTGATATCGACACAGGTGTCGATAACGCACCGACAGACACATCTTTTAACATCAGCGCTTTGCAAAATAGAGAAATACAGGAAGAAACTAAACCTTGGACTACTTTTGATGGTGAACGTGAACTACCGCCTCTGGTAATAGAGTTGTATCTTGATTTGAGGCGGTTAACAACTGCCCATTCTGTTGTATTGAAGGATCAGGATGGTAACCCATGGAATGTCTGTAAGGGAGGGAAAAAATCCGAGATCATGTTAGAACGGTGGCTCATCGAACTTGACACCAGCACTAAAGATGAATTAGAGGAGGATGCACATAGCCCTGCGGAGATATATAAGCAATTGGTTTTGCTTTTCCGTTATTTATACACATTAACTCAGTTACTGCCAGCTAATGACTTATATTCTGTCCTTAGGAAGCCCTCAAACCAATCAGATTCTGCTAGTTCGTTACTTCACATAGGAACACGTGTGTTAGACGGTTCAAAGCCCATTCTATCAAAGGGTAGAGTGGGTTTAAGCAGAAATATAATCGCAACGTACACAAATGTCATTAACGAAACAAATGTTGCGTCTCACTTGGAACAGAAAAAGATCACGCCTATAAAAACGAATTTTGGATCCCTACGAATAACCGTTTCTTACAGACGTGACTGTAATTTCTGCGTCAACGATAATGAAGAGATAtttggtaataataactacAGCAGCAGCTCTGTTGCTGATGCACAAGGGAGATCTAGCACCGCAGCATTGTCTTCACTAAGAAGAGTCTCAGTGCATAGTAATAGGTCCATGTCTATTTCTCCTCAAACTGTTTATAGTGGTAATGTCAACACTGAGCCTTCTCCTCAAAGAAagtcttcatcatctagAATTCAGCCATTTAAAGCAGGATCCGTTGGTAGTGGTTCATTTGCTCTAGCCAGAAATCCCTCCGGGTCATCTGCAGTTGCCACATTAAGGGCCCAGAGATCAAGTAGTGGGTCCGTATCTACACCTATAGCTGATCAGCCCTCCGTAGAACCATCAAGTGTCGGCAGTGGTGGTTCTAAATACTCATCTTCCTTTGGGAGGATTCGTCGTCATTCCAGTATAAGGTGCTCTGAGAGCTTGGAAAGGTCCATGCACAAACCTTCGAAATCTACCGATCGAGGATCCGATGAATTGCTAGACTTTGTTAAAATGTTAGAGGATAAACAAGAGTTGAacttaaagaaattatatGGGACAACAGCCGATATATCTAGTTCTTTGATCCGTTTTCATTCAATGAAATCCAATAACGACACTCTAAGTGAGGACCTTTCAATGAGCCACTCTTTAGAACCATCACATGCTCCACAAGTAAGATACAGATCCAATTCGCATTCCCCCATTCCTTCATTTTCCCCTTCTATTCAATATTCGTCGATTCCGATGAGGTTATCACAAAGTCGCAATCCTAGCCAAACAGAACTTGCCAGCCGAAAGAACTCTACGGAAAGATTAAAGTCATTAATATCAAGTAGAACTGGTAGCTTCTCTGAATCAAGACGTCATTCCTATACCGGTCAAGAggaagatattattgaagatgatgatgatgaagacgaggaaattttattaagCAGATCCCATCTAAGCAATGCAGGGGGGATCCGGTTGAGATCTATATCACctcaatcaatcaaaagTATTTCCTCATATAATAGAAATTCACTACCTTTTAAGCctatttcaaatttttcatgcCCAACTACCATGGCTACTCCAGCACATGCCAAATTACATAAGGCAAGTATCAGTACGTCACATGTTAATCAGCCAAGTTTAAACAAGAAGGACCATGATCAGAATAATATGACAAGTGgaggtgatgatgatgacgacTTGCTATTCTTTATGAGTGATATGAATCTCTCCAGCCAATAA
- the PZF1 gene encoding Pzf1p (similar to Ashbya gossypii AEL278W), producing the protein MDASELLGGFTDIPLKEIRDITLSRSSSATSLYSLSSVLSTSSSCRRKNYFCDYEGCDKSFNRPSLLTEHQVSVHQGIKPYKCTECDRAFVKKSHLERHFFSHSDKKPFSCSKCGKGVTTRQQLARHEITHTKSFVCTWEGCNQAFYKHPQLRSHVLSVHEKTLTCGHCSKTFQRPYRLKNHISKHHNPNCETKYQCNFPLCTKAFKTWSTLQQHIKDDHPKLPCAICGKQCVGEVGLSMHMTIHDESLVLKNWKCSVCSDLSFAKKADLLAHYMDSHKNEIPSEILEPQIEDHPMADIEPPNSINVEHIKNDNGDLSLRKPKRKRQMSELASISNEVKVMKFIESGRSALTLLLNTAGKKWVCPYLGCSRVFKSVDKYETHTSKHKIHELKMKLLEDKKNGFKVIEAEKNSKKATAGGASSENATHNDYS; encoded by the coding sequence ATGGATGCCAGTGAGCTTTTAGGGGGGTTCACGGATATTCCTCTAAAGGAGATACGAGATATTACACTTTCAAGGTCAAGTTCAGCTACTAGTTTGTATTCTTTGTCGAGCGTGCTTTCAACTAGTTCATCTTGCAGAAGAAAGAACTACTTCTGTGATTACGAGGGCTGTGACAAGTCATTTAATAGACCTTCTTTGCTCACAGAGCATCAAGTATCTGTTCATCAGGGTATTAAACCATACAAATGCACTGAATGTGACCGAGCATTTGTTAAGAAATCTCATTTAGAGCGACATTTCTTCTCCCATTCAGATAAAAAGCCATTTTCATGTTCTAAATGTGGGAAAGGTGTAACGACTAGGCAGCAGTTGGCACGGCATGAAATTACGCATACGAAATCGTTTGTTTGTACCTGGGAAGGCTGTAATCAGGCTTTTTACAAACATCCACAACTGAGGTCCCACGTACTATCAGTACATGAGAAGACATTGACCTGTGGGCATTGCAGCAAAACTTTCCAAAGGCCTTACCGTTTGAAAAATCACATATCGAAGCACCATAATCCGAATTGTGAAACTAAATACCAATGCAACTTCCCGTTGTGTACTAAAGCGTTCAAAACATGGTCGACCTTGCAGCAACATATTAAGGATGATCATCCAAAACTTCCATGTGCTATTTGTGGGAAGCAGTGTGTTGGTGAAGTGGGGTTATCGATGCATATGACCATTCATGATGAATCTTTGGTGTTAAAAAACTGGAAATGTTCAGTATGCAGTGATCTCAGTTTTGCCAAGAAGGCTGATTTATTGGCTCATTACATGGATTCACATAAAAATGAGATTCCTTCAGAAATTTTGGAACCCCAGATAGAGGATCATCCAATGGCAGATATAGAACCACCTAATAGTATAAATGTTGAAcatattaaaaatgataacGGCGATTTATCACTTCGCAAGCCTAAGAGAAAGCGACAGATGTCTGAACTGGCCAGCATTTCTAATGAAGTTAAAGTGATGAAATTTATTGAGTCAGGGCGTTCTGCATTAACTCTTTTGTTAAATACTGCAGGTAAAAAGTGGGTTTGTCCTTACCTTGGATGCAGCCGGGTATTTAAATCTGTGGATAAATATGAAACTCATACCAGCAAGCACAAAATCCATgagttgaagatgaagctCTTAGAAGACAAGAAAAATGGTTTCAAGGTTATAGAAGCTGAAAAAAACAGTAAGAAGGCAACTGCGGGCGGAGCTTCTTCTGAGAACGCAACTCATAACGACTATTCgtaa